One Choristoneura fumiferana chromosome 25, NRCan_CFum_1, whole genome shotgun sequence genomic region harbors:
- the LOC141442529 gene encoding ecdysone 20-monooxygenase-like — translation MAKLSEWPNKVVNTSPPLLDWSGMTPTLVLIAVALLLAGAVVLRGRLDGKLRLPGPPSLPLVGTRWLFWTRYRMNKLHEAYEDMLLRYGPVFVETTPGGASLVSIADRIALETVLRTPARRPYRPPTEIVQIYRKSRPDRYASTGLVNE, via the exons ATGGCGAAACTGAGCGAATGGCCGAACAAAGTTGTG AACACTTCTCCGCCGCTGCTGGACTGGTCTGGCATGACCCCGACGCTCGTGCTGATAGCGGTGGCTCTATTGCTGGCGGGGGCAGTGGTGCTGCGCGGCCGATTGGACGGCAAGCTGCGGCTGCCCGGGCCGCCGTCGCTGCCCCTAGTCGGGACCCGCTGGCTCTTCTGGACCCGGTACCGCATGAATAAGTTGCACGAGGCTTATGAAG ATATGCTACTGCGTTATGGGCCAGTGTTCGTGGAGACGACTCCGGGCGGAGCGTCCCTCGTGTCCATCGCAGACAGGATAGCGCTGGAGACAGTGCTGCGGACGCCCGCCCGCCGGCCCTACCGCCCGCCCACGGAGATCGTCCAAATCTATCGCAAGAGCCGGCCTGACAGATATGCTTCTACTGGATTGGTTAACGAGTGA